TAAGTCATTTGCCGTTAAAAGCCAAACCTCCTCGACGATTGTTGGCGATGATCAGAGCGTAGCTTTAAGCTACGTTGATGGTATGAGTCGTCGATGCCTATTGCTATAATGATCGTCATTATTTCGATGACTGAAGAATCCTATGTACAAAGCCCTGCTGCTCGACCTCGATGAAACTCTCTGTGACACCACCGGGGCGAATAACCTCGCCTTGCAAGCCATGGCTGAGCGGGCGGCAGCGCTGCACACGGGTATCGATGGCGAGGTGTTTAGCCGCCAGTACCTGACCGGCATTTACCGCGACTTCACCCCCGAGCAGGCAGCGTATTTTCTGCCGATTAATGATGAGGGGGCATTTCGGCTGTTGTTGATTGAGACAATTTTGGCCGGCCTCGGTGTCGACGCACCCTATCATGCCGAGACCTTGCAGCAGTGTTTCGACGACACTCGCAATCAATGTTTCGGCTTCTTCGATGGTGTTGCCGATAAGCTGCAGCAGTGGCGCCAGCACTATCAATTGGTGGTGATTACCAACGGCCCAGAGTTCTCGCAGTTGGCCAAGGTAGCCGCCGTGCAGCTACACGATTATGTCGATCATATTATTATCGGCGGCCAGGAGCCGGAACAGAAGCCGGCGGCCAGTATTTTCAGCAAGGCGTTGACGCTGGCCAACTGCTTGCCCAGCGAGGCGATTCACATCGGCGACTCGCTGACCGCCGATATTGCCGGCGCCAATAACAGTGGTATTCGCTCGCTGTGGATCAGCCACGGTAATCAACGCACCGGTGATGTTGTGCCCACCGATACGGTGGCCACACCGCAGCAGTTTATGGCGTTTATCGATGGCTTGGCGGGGCAATAGTGGTGTCGGAGAACCGTTCAATGTTTGACGTCATCGTCATCGGCGGCGGCGCCGCCGGCTTGATGTGCGCGATGACGGCGGCCAAGCGCGGACGCTCGGTCTTGGTCATCGATGCCAGTAATAAGGTCGGTAAGAAGATTTTAATGTCCGGCGGCGGCCGCTGTAATTTCACCAATATGGAGGTGACGCCAGACAACTATATCTGCGCCAACCCGCACTTTGTTAAGTCGGCCCTGAAGCGTTACAGCAACTGGGATTTTATTGCCATGGTGCTGGAATACGGTATTCCCTACCACGAGCGCAAACACGGGCAATTGTTCTGTGACGACTCGGCCAAGGACATCCTCAATATGCTGCTGGCCGAGTGCGACAAGGCTGGGGTGAAAGTAAATACTCACTGTAATACCAATAAGGTGATGGCGCCGTCGACAGCAAAGCCACACTACACGCTGAAGACCAACCAGGGTGAGTTACGCAGCCAGTCGCTGGTGATTGCCACCGGCAGCCTGTCGATACCAAGCATGGGAGCCAGTGGCTTCGGCCACGATGTTGCCGACCAGTTTGGCTTAAAAGTGTTGCCGCTGCGCGCCGGTTTGGTGCCGTTTACCTTCAGTGATCACGTCAAAGGTATCAGCGAACGTTTATCGGGGCTGGCCCTCGATGGCACGCTCAGCTGTATCGATGTCAATGGTCAGGAACGCAGTTTCAGTGAGGCGGTGCTGTTTACTCATCGCGGCCTCAGCGGCCCGGCGGTGTTGCAGCTGTCCAACTATTGGCA
The sequence above is drawn from the Sinobacterium norvegicum genome and encodes:
- a CDS encoding NAD(P)/FAD-dependent oxidoreductase, with translation MSENRSMFDVIVIGGGAAGLMCAMTAAKRGRSVLVIDASNKVGKKILMSGGGRCNFTNMEVTPDNYICANPHFVKSALKRYSNWDFIAMVLEYGIPYHERKHGQLFCDDSAKDILNMLLAECDKAGVKVNTHCNTNKVMAPSTAKPHYTLKTNQGELRSQSLVIATGSLSIPSMGASGFGHDVADQFGLKVLPLRAGLVPFTFSDHVKGISERLSGLALDGTLSCIDVNGQERSFSEAVLFTHRGLSGPAVLQLSNYWQPGSTVSFDMVPSLDMPEWLLAQKQSSPKSLLRTLMGQHLSKGLVVELQALFWADYQDRPVAEITDAVLKQVGEQINGWQLKPSGTEGYRTAEVTLGGVDTDEISSKTLESKKQPGLFFIGEVLDVSGHLGGFNFQWAWSSGFAAGQYV
- a CDS encoding HAD family hydrolase, whose amino-acid sequence is MYKALLLDLDETLCDTTGANNLALQAMAERAAALHTGIDGEVFSRQYLTGIYRDFTPEQAAYFLPINDEGAFRLLLIETILAGLGVDAPYHAETLQQCFDDTRNQCFGFFDGVADKLQQWRQHYQLVVITNGPEFSQLAKVAAVQLHDYVDHIIIGGQEPEQKPAASIFSKALTLANCLPSEAIHIGDSLTADIAGANNSGIRSLWISHGNQRTGDVVPTDTVATPQQFMAFIDGLAGQ